The Gambusia affinis linkage group LG05, SWU_Gaff_1.0, whole genome shotgun sequence region TGACCTGTTaaagcttttcctctgcctacatctcccagaatgctttgcggTTCCggatcggagttcagtgaaGTTATCTCTAAGCTGGACGGACCTGAACCTTTGCGGGTCTCGTGATGCTTCCAGTCTGCAGGCAGAGTGGCGTTGGTCTCGACCCCGAACAGGCCGCGCCGCTCCCTGGCTGCGTTCTTCACGCTGTGGAACAGCTGGTTGTTGGTGTTCTGTGGGACACAAACAGGAACCGATCAGAACCCTGAGAGgcgtccagcagggggcgagaGCGAGCGGCGCTCCACCTTGATGACGCGGTCGTGGTTGTTGGGGAGGTGCGGCAGCGGCGGCCGGTTCTGGCTCAGCGTGTGGTAGCTGGGGTTGGAGTAGTAATGATGGTAGCTGTGGGGAAcatctgcaggaaaaacaaacatggcgtcaCTCTGCGGCTTCTCAATCAGACCAGAACCTGAACGGTACGGCAGCCTATCAGGGCCAATAAAGATGGAAACAAAGAGCAAATTTCTTCcacaaaaatctgatattttgagAGCAATTCATacattttctagaaatgttaaaagttttcaacttttcaaacttaaaaatttcaaaggtttttctagaacatttctgaaactgatctcaaaattgttgtttttttcctggaaaTTTTAAAGTTTGGTAGCTCAGAATGGTCcttgtgtttttagaaaattgttgagattattctcaaaatgttggattttttccCTAGAAAATACTTGACTTTtgaaaatcaatcattttaatgctttgtcacgaaaatttctgaaattaatcacaaaatatccaagtttttttcttgctaatgTTGGACTTTTTCAGCTCAgagattttaatgtttcttctacaaaatttcagagattattCTCAAAACTTCTGAATTTTTGAGGTATATCTTGCATTACATTCCTCATTCTGATTTTTCCTCTGAAGGTCTGCAGGTGAAGTTAACTCTGAGCTGGACGGACCTGAACCTTTGTAAATTTCAGCCCAGACTCTGCGGCCGGTCCAGGGAGGAGGTGAACTGTTTGCGGTGACGTTCGGGTTCAGACCTGGGACGGCGTATTCGGAGTTGACGGTGCGGCTGGTGGAGAAGGAGACGGTGGGCGTGTGGTTCTGCTTATCCTTCTGCCGGCGCCGgtagagcagcagcagagccagcAGCATCACCACCAGCAGGACCAGCACCACGATGCCGCCGATGGCGCCCCACGACTCCCTCTCCCCCGGGGGCAGAGGGACCATGACGCTGCCCACCCGCTCAGAGGAATCTGAAACACAGGAAGGAGAGCTGCAGCAAGCGGAGCGGCTGCCCGTCCCGCCGCGGGTCGGAGCCGGACTCACTGTTCTGGCAGGCGGCGCCCCAGTAGCCCGGCCGGCACACACACTCCCCGGTTTTCCTCAGACACGTGTCGCTGTTGGGACAGTGGTCCGAGCAGGAGCGGTTGCAGTGGGGGCCCCACAGGCCCTCCGGACACGGATCGCTGCAGTGTGGCCCTGGAGGCAAGTAAACCCGCAGTTACTaaccagaaaacataaaactgctgtgctcaacatttacaaaaatatatattttccattttcgTTAAAACTCCCCATGTGGTGAGTGGGCCAATAACAAATTTCACTGGATGATAAATTTCCCctgaagttattgtgataaacaataatattgttgttttgggatcatttttaagtaatatgaAGATGCAAAATCACTTTCTCAgagatcagtaaactttaaattccaataaacatttaatactggaattggaagaaacaataaatatccaaaatttaaaaaaacaacagaaacaacaaatgaaattaatgaATCTGAGAgcaaaattatctttcaaaaaaagaGCTAGTTGGGACCAAAGCGTTTATCTGCcgtcatcagtggctatgctaactagcgttagcattcatggcaggtTTTATTGAGGTGAAACAGCTTTAGCCTAGCAGAGAACAGGAGGGTGTGAGCAttagagtgattgacagcgctaagacccgcctcctggctctgattggttgtttctaattagAAGATGTTTTTCATATTATCTGTTTTTCACTattctgtcacaacataatgataattttaacaagtatgttcacttttaataaaaacttcatACTGTAGCTTTAACCCAAAATAATTCTGTCATTGTTCTTcaatcagagagaaaaagagaaaaggagatGAATGCATGAATTAGCATCCCGTTACCACACTTAGCATGGTAACATTCAACAACAAACAGCtacagaaaaaggaaatataaattACACCCTGACTTATTGTTCTACTTTATAAATTATCTTGTTATTGCTGAGATTTAGAGGCATTTAAGACTAatctcaaaattatttattttattggggctataaaaaaacaaaagaacaacgtGTTAAAGTCCTTATAGTGCCAggatatttaagaaaaacaaaacaaaaaaaagtgaaagaaaaaaaaaaacaaaaaagctaaaatctgTGACATTTAGACAGAAATTTTTACACAATCCAAGAATACCTGCAgaaacaccccccccccccacacacacacacacacccccacccacacacatatatatttataaaatctctgttttttcctctcataTTTGCAACCATTGTAGCtcagaaaagttttttctaCAGAATGTGTGACAttatctgatttgttttttggcagaaatttaaatttaaattttttcttgaaTTCCATCATTAAATCAGAATCATCACGTTGAATATTCTGGTTCATGTTTCATTATTACGGTTAAAGCAGCTCGAACCAGGtgactttttctgctgttttctggacgtttgctccagatttgtggtgaatagaagctgaatgctgcttttccactattaatgaattattgactatTGATTATTGAAGAGTGACCTGTAAGTCAGTTTTTTAGACACTAGATTCTAGAggagtttagtttttttgcagtgtgccgTGTTGTCAAATCCGACTGGGCCAGTTAAAACCTGTGGCTCTGTCCGCCAGCGCCAACCTGGTCACTTACCCGTCCAACCTGGCAGACAGTGGCACTCCCCGCTGGTCGCCTGGCAACCGCTGCTGTGGATACAGTCGCACCTCTTCAGGCAGCCCGGCCCGAACGAGCCCATCTGCATGCAGAACAAGAGCCAGAGTCATCAGGGGATTCTCTCCGCTGGGGGGTCAGACAAAGCGCTACGCTGGCACTGCGGGCCGAGCGCGCAGCCTGTCGGCCTGTCGGCCTGTCGGCCTGTCATGCTGACGGCCTGGCACGCTGACGGCCTGGCACGCTGACGGCAGGAACGCAGCGCATCCAAAATACAGATTAATGCAAACGGAGCAGCAGGAACCACAGTAAACATGTCCTGTAATCTCTGTGATCGACGCGCTGCtctctttaaaaacactgaCAGGACATTTCTCTTCCTTTCAGTGAATTGGTTTGTTGGGACATGAGCCGTGGCTCCAGGCCACAGAAGTAAATCTGAGCTTTTACTGAAACCATCGCATCTCGCCTAATTTCAggtaaaactgcagtttttccaACTCAATCACTGTTTAATGTTATAAATTAACAAGAAGATCTAGATCACTAAAGTTACAGACATCAGTTTTAATGTCCCATTTGAGGTCTggatttgactaggccattttcaGCAACTGGATTCTTTgattaaacagtttaataatcAGATCTGCACCATaagtttaaaaaagagagaatatttcctcaaaaaccttttttagaTCAATATCAGAAAATTTCTAGGAAAAGtatggaaattaaaaacaaatgataacAAATGATCTCTAATGATAACTCCATTTTTCCTCTCAGCTCTTGCACATTAAATTCCCAATTTGGTGAAGAAATAAAGGTCTTACGCCACAGGGCTGGTCacagagcgccccctgccatccAGCTGAGCATTTGCACGATCCGTCTGCCGGGTCACATTTGGCCCCGTTGGTACAGCGGCAGGTGGCGTTGCACCCAGGGCCCCAGGTGCCGTCAGCGCAGGGGACGGAGCAGTCTGGGCCTTGCCAGCCTGCAGGCGCAACAGAAGGGTGAAAAATGGCAGCGTGAACGTTTCTGATCCGTTTCATGTTTCCTGACAATTTCTTACCCTCTTTGCAGAAGCACGTGCCGTCGACCGGTGAGCAGTCGATAAAGTTTTCACAGGAGCATTCCAGGGAGCAGTTCTTCCCGTAGACGCCGCTTTTACAGGGACTCTCGCAGTGAACGCCCTGATGACgtaaaaaatggaataaaaataaatgccagaAGTCAGCGGAGAAACTAACAATTAGAAATCGATTTAAAATAAGGCTCTATGTGGATCACCGTGAATCCGGGGGAGCAGTGGCATCGTCCCGTGGCGCTGTCACACACGCCTCcgttcacacacagacacggcTCCATGCAGCCGTCGCCGTAGAAACCGTGAGGACACGTCTCGTTGCAGAACAGACCCGCCCAGCCCGGCTGGCAGGTGCATTCGCCTTTCATCGGATGGCAGCTACAGAGggacaaaacagcagcaaagtgggTCGTTTCCTCCAACCACTgcaggaggtcaaaggtcgctGCTGGGTTACGTTTGATCCACTGACACAAATCAATTTGCTTTTATCAATTTAGATATCAGAACATGAAGGGCAGAAAGCTGAAGACATGGCAACACGCCAGAAACCAAGAGATTAACCAGAGTAAAGAAtgtaaagtcatttaaaatgctgctgcagcagaaaaacaaactaatatcTACATCTAGTTTCATTTGTTTACCAGTTATAAGCTCAGTATCATAAACACTCATGTCTTGGTGGCAACAGTTCAGTGAAAAATCCCTGAACAGGTTAATTTTTCTTAACTGTCCTGAGTGAAGTCGTTGCAGCACCGTTTCCAAATCTAACCAGATccgtgtcaaatgtttgtgcagcacaaAGCTTCATTTGAGCCGCTATCACTTTAAAGactcataaaaacatttccagaggTTATGGGAGGTCATCATTAACATTCTCAAAGCAAGAGCAGCACAAACCAAAATCTTTGCTGCACAAAGGAAACTTGTTGGTTTGATTTTGTGGGGAggttgacctctgatgacctctAGAGACGTTttatattaatatctttaaaatgaaaccaaaacaaaacatttttgctgcacaaacatttcacaccctttttgttagatttgaagaaggtggtgGGGGGGAACTTCACTCAGGTCGAAAGGTCAACCTGCTGAACATGGCGACCTTTAGACGCTGACATTCAGGCCTTCCCACCTCAGAGTGTGTTTCTCCTCACAGAGACATTTGTGCTCGCAGTGCATGCCGTAGTTCCCAGGCGCACACATCCGGTTCCTGCACTGCGGCCCGCTGAATCCGGGCTCACAAAAGCAGCTGCCGTCGATGTTGAAGCAGCGCGCGCCGTTTGCACAGTTGCACACACCTTTACAGTCCTGGCCGTAGGTACCTGCAGGGCACTCCTCATTACACCTGAAGGACCAAACAGACGGACTCATGGAGGAGATCCAGGTCACCTCCAGACAAAACAGGTTCTGCATGCACAATCTGTTTCTGAGTTTGATAAGtcgaaaatttgctagaaacaaatcagaaatgttgagattaatctcagaatttttcagaaaaaacaaaaggaaaatttctgttttccaaatttaaaaaaaaaaaaaattgccagaAAGAAATTGGGAAATTGTGAGATTAATCAAGACAAACCCACCTGTTGCCAGTGAAACCTTCTCTACATTGGCAGCGTCCAGTTAAGGGCTCACATTTAGCGTCGTTGTGGCAAACACACTCCTCTGAGCAGTTCTTCCCAAACCGTCCCTCTGGACATTGCTCCGTGCAGATCGCACCCTGCCAAACAATGCTGCATATTAGATCCAAGCTGGTGTTACAGGACACAATCCAGACGTTTTATCTGCACAATCTGGATTATCAATCACACTGGGATGATGGGAACGTACCGTCCATCCAGCCAGACAGGCGCAGACCCCGTTGCCCTTACAGCGGCCCTCGTTCTGGCAGGGGCATCTCGGCTGGCATGAGCCTTTACACGTCTTCGCACAGCTGCAGGAGTGACAGAGAGACGGAGACAGTCTATCCATGATCTGGCCAAAACAAGTTGGGGACATTCCTGAGGaataaagtcaatgtttttgtcttgttttttaaaccatgaGTACAAATGTTGATGTGCTGATTCTCTGAATCAGTGTCAGTTAAGAGACATTAGACTGagacaaatgtgtgcaaaactttattGAATTTGTTGAATACTATTGtaggaaaaacacaatttcaaccTGTGGTGTGTTAATTAAATAAGAAAGGGgattaaaatcacacttgaATAAGTTTTTTCACACAGTAAATCATGAAAAACGTATCGtcctccatcacttcctgtcgttTTCTTAGCGGTTTCAGTCAGTAGTAACATCGTATAACTGGTGTGATGCTAAAAAAtgttccattgcagttttgcaaacaacactaattttgaaacaaaacaaaaaaaacatctcatctTAAGCAAATTCAATTATATTAATTCAATTATGATAATAATGAAATTCCTCAAATCTAATGCAGAATTGAGTGAAATCTGCATTAATTTCATCAATTATATGAGCTGCGCTTGGAATCGtgcaaactaaaaaacaaaacaaaaaaaaaacttgttttttgatCAAAAAGATTTGAAGTGGTTTGTcgaaaacacttttttcctataa contains the following coding sequences:
- the pear1 gene encoding multiple epidermal growth factor-like domains protein 10, which encodes MQALSSSAVLQLFGFLIGLSSSLDPRDPNVCSLWESYTTSVKESYSHPYDHVTEEPCSDPRTSFRCSRHRITYKTAYRQAVKTEYRRRYHCCPGYYESGGRCVPHCSQECVHGRCVAPNRCQCEKGWRGDDCSSSCDDRHWGPNCRKECKCENGALCDPVRGVCQCPPGFIGRLCEDSCPAGTFGKGCQQKCKCGNGGSCNKATGECTCQKGFTGTFCAKTCKGSCQPRCPCQNEGRCKGNGVCACLAGWTGAICTEQCPEGRFGKNCSEECVCHNDAKCEPLTGRCQCREGFTGNRCNEECPAGTYGQDCKGVCNCANGARCFNIDGSCFCEPGFSGPQCRNRMCAPGNYGMHCEHKCLCEEKHTLSCHPMKGECTCQPGWAGLFCNETCPHGFYGDGCMEPCLCVNGGVCDSATGRCHCSPGFTGVHCESPCKSGVYGKNCSLECSCENFIDCSPVDGTCFCKEGWQGPDCSVPCADGTWGPGCNATCRCTNGAKCDPADGSCKCSAGWQGALCDQPCGMGSFGPGCLKRCDCIHSSGCQATSGECHCLPGWTGPHCSDPCPEGLWGPHCNRSCSDHCPNSDTCLRKTGECVCRPGYWGAACQNNSSERVGSVMVPLPPGERESWGAIGGIVVLVLLVVMLLALLLLYRRRQKDKQNHTPTVSFSTSRTVNSEYAVPDVPHSYHHYYSNPSYHTLSQNRPPLPHLPNNHDRVIKNTNNQLFHSVKNAARERRGLFGVETNATLPADWKHHETRKGSGAFGIDRSYSYSASLGKYYNKELKDLVAASSSSLNSENPYATIKDLPGPPFCPPESSYMEMKAAVPRERAYTEISPPPFSMATLRRERQSSLGHGPHDDPQSHYDLPVNSHIPGHYDLPPVRRPPSPRRTLQ